In Juglans regia cultivar Chandler chromosome 13, Walnut 2.0, whole genome shotgun sequence, the following proteins share a genomic window:
- the LOC109002542 gene encoding GDSL esterase/lipase At4g10955-like, with amino-acid sequence MIISKNSKNYAQPWWDSFNFQLHKYLPEDDGCIFGAIYEYINGKCPAPADSNVPRYVIAFRGTHLGLATAVKDVMLDVNCFFNELQESPRSLLAMRFVNEFVNKNGSSNVWLAGHSLGSAIALIVGRNMMLKKNCSLEAYLFNPPYASFHIENFCTSMDEDVKYLVRTVRGIFKKALAIAVEARINPQMKEQKTDTLYLLSRWTPHLFVNPGDFFCSEYIAHFKDRRETAPGTKTPSLAKSCTTKDLFRHAMGRGDLKDAMHLLPSAVLIVNQSRPHEKPAAIDLINNFLDAHVLCQWWDREVRCQSTRYVYP; translated from the coding sequence atgataatcagcaaaaattccaaaaattatgCTCAACCCTGGTGGGACTCCTTCAATTTCCAATTACATAAATATCTACCAGAAGATGATGGGTGCATATTCGGTGCCATTTACGAATACATTAATGGCAAATGCCCAGCCCCAGCCGATTCAAACGTCCCAAGATATGTTATTGCCTTTCGGGGCACACACCTCGGGCTAGCCACAGCGGTTAAGGACGTCATGCTAGACGTGAATTGCTTCTTTAACGAACTTCAAGAGTCCCCTCGCTCTCTACTCGCAATGCGGTTTGTTAACgagtttgttaataaaaatGGAAGTTCAAATGTATGGTTGGCTGGACACTCTCTGGGGTCAGCTATAGCATTAATCGTTGGAAGGAACATGATGTTAAAGAAGAATTGTTCTCTTGAAGCCTATCTTTTTAATCCACCATACGCATCTTTCCACATAGAGAATTTTTGTACTAGTATGGACGAAGACGTGAAGTACCTGGTCCGCACTGTACGCGGTATATTCAAGAAAGCCCTCGCCATTGCTGTAGAAGCTCGAATTAATCCTCAAATGAAGGAGCAGAAGACTGACACTTTATATTTGTTATCACGCTGGACTCCTCACCTGTTTGTGAACCCGGGTGATTTTTTTTGCTCAGAATATATTGCACACTTCAAAGACAGGCGTGAAACAGCTCCAGGAACGAAGACGCCCAGCTTAGCAAAGAGCTGTACTACGAAAGATCTATTCAGACATGCAATGGGCCGGGGAGATTTAAAAGATGCAATGCATCTCCTTCCTTCCGCAGTTCTAATTGTCAATCAATCTCGCCCACATGAAAAACCTGCTGCtattgatttaataaataattttcttgacgCTCATGTTCTTTGCCAATGGTGGGATCGTGAAGTTCGCTGCCAATCAACTCGATATGTGTATCCATAA
- the LOC109013204 gene encoding GDSL esterase/lipase At4g10955-like isoform X1, with the protein MGFKEEIFHETGPKHLTAMDCFPKGGGDRHTSEGLSVPPAALKNTDHQRSVVASLVQGVYSLERDRQRRNLGRYREDNVEPWWTSFNFHLDEPLIDHDKCIFGAIYKYNGKYASVDSDVPEYVIAFRGTLFTLETWMKDIKSIIKCLLNKLEDSSQFKLALNYVERFVEANGARNVWLAGHSLGSAVALLVGKKMIHKMEWFPKAYLFNPPFISCPTEQLEDKKVKKGIRCVHSVVKASLIAFAPKLSKPQMEDHLALLSSWTPHLFVNPADILCAEYIAYFERKVGAGKTMTLAENNSTRNLVSHVVFGKDLKDATHLLPSAHLIVNESHPNNKPSGSDLLEAHTISQWWRPDVRCQSTLY; encoded by the exons ATGGGCTTTAAGGAAGAAATTTTTCACGAGACAGGACCTAAACATCTCACAGCTATGGACTG CTTCCCAAAGGGAGGAGGAGACCGACATACAAGTGAAGGCTTGTCAGTCCCACCTGCAGCATt GAAAAATACAGATCACCAGAGATCCGTCGTTGCCAGCTTAGTTCAAGGGGTATACTCCTTAGAAAGGGACCGCCAGAGGAGGAACCTTGGTAGGTATCGAGAAGATAATGTTGAACCTTGGTGGACTTCCTTCAATTTCCACCTAGATGAACCTCTCATAGATCATGACAAGTGCATATTCGGTGCTATTTATAAATACAATGGCAAATACGCATCAGTAGATTCAGACGTCCCAGAATATGTTATTGCCTTCCGGGGCACACTCTTCACGCTAGAGACATGGATGAAGGACATCAAGTCAATCATCAAATGCTTACTTAACAAACTTGAAGATAGCAGTCAATTTAAACTTGCCCTGAATTATGTTGAGCGTTTTGTTGAGGCGAATGGAGCTCGAAATGTATGGTTGGCTGGACATTCTTTGGGGTCAGCTGTAGCATTGCTTGTTGGAAAGAAGATGATTCACAAGATGGAATGGTTTCCTAAAGCTTATCTTTTTAATCCTCCATTCATATCTTGCCCCACAGAGCAGCTAGAGGACAAGAAAGTGAAGAAAGGAATCCGCTGTGTACACAGTGTGGTCAAGGCAAGCCTCATTGCCTTTGCTCCAAAACTTAGTAAGCCTCAAATGGAGGACCATTTGGCTTTGTTATCCAGCTGGACTCCTCACCTGTTTGTGAACCCAGCTGATATTCTTTGTGCAGAATATATTGCCTACTTCGAACGCAAAGTTGGAGCCGGAAAAACCATGACACTAGCAGAAAATAACAGTACGAGAAATCTAGTCAGTCATGTTGTATTTGGGAAAGATTTAAAAGATGCAACGCATCTCCTTCCTTCTGCACATCTAATTGTTAATGAGAGTCACCCAAACAATAAACCTTCTGGTTCAGATTTGCTTGAGGCTCATACAATTTCCCAGTGGTGGCGTCCTGATGTTCGTTGCCAATCAACTCTGTATTAA
- the LOC109013204 gene encoding GDSL esterase/lipase At4g10955-like isoform X2 → MGFKEEIFHETGPKHLTAMDWKNTDHQRSVVASLVQGVYSLERDRQRRNLGRYREDNVEPWWTSFNFHLDEPLIDHDKCIFGAIYKYNGKYASVDSDVPEYVIAFRGTLFTLETWMKDIKSIIKCLLNKLEDSSQFKLALNYVERFVEANGARNVWLAGHSLGSAVALLVGKKMIHKMEWFPKAYLFNPPFISCPTEQLEDKKVKKGIRCVHSVVKASLIAFAPKLSKPQMEDHLALLSSWTPHLFVNPADILCAEYIAYFERKVGAGKTMTLAENNSTRNLVSHVVFGKDLKDATHLLPSAHLIVNESHPNNKPSGSDLLEAHTISQWWRPDVRCQSTLY, encoded by the exons ATGGGCTTTAAGGAAGAAATTTTTCACGAGACAGGACCTAAACATCTCACAGCTATGGACTG GAAAAATACAGATCACCAGAGATCCGTCGTTGCCAGCTTAGTTCAAGGGGTATACTCCTTAGAAAGGGACCGCCAGAGGAGGAACCTTGGTAGGTATCGAGAAGATAATGTTGAACCTTGGTGGACTTCCTTCAATTTCCACCTAGATGAACCTCTCATAGATCATGACAAGTGCATATTCGGTGCTATTTATAAATACAATGGCAAATACGCATCAGTAGATTCAGACGTCCCAGAATATGTTATTGCCTTCCGGGGCACACTCTTCACGCTAGAGACATGGATGAAGGACATCAAGTCAATCATCAAATGCTTACTTAACAAACTTGAAGATAGCAGTCAATTTAAACTTGCCCTGAATTATGTTGAGCGTTTTGTTGAGGCGAATGGAGCTCGAAATGTATGGTTGGCTGGACATTCTTTGGGGTCAGCTGTAGCATTGCTTGTTGGAAAGAAGATGATTCACAAGATGGAATGGTTTCCTAAAGCTTATCTTTTTAATCCTCCATTCATATCTTGCCCCACAGAGCAGCTAGAGGACAAGAAAGTGAAGAAAGGAATCCGCTGTGTACACAGTGTGGTCAAGGCAAGCCTCATTGCCTTTGCTCCAAAACTTAGTAAGCCTCAAATGGAGGACCATTTGGCTTTGTTATCCAGCTGGACTCCTCACCTGTTTGTGAACCCAGCTGATATTCTTTGTGCAGAATATATTGCCTACTTCGAACGCAAAGTTGGAGCCGGAAAAACCATGACACTAGCAGAAAATAACAGTACGAGAAATCTAGTCAGTCATGTTGTATTTGGGAAAGATTTAAAAGATGCAACGCATCTCCTTCCTTCTGCACATCTAATTGTTAATGAGAGTCACCCAAACAATAAACCTTCTGGTTCAGATTTGCTTGAGGCTCATACAATTTCCCAGTGGTGGCGTCCTGATGTTCGTTGCCAATCAACTCTGTATTAA
- the LOC109018160 gene encoding GDSL esterase/lipase At4g10955-like isoform X2, with the protein MGFKEEIFHETGPKHLTAMDWKNTDHQRSVVASLVQGVYSLERDRQRRNLGRYQEDNVEPWWTSFNFHLDEPLIDHDKCIFGAIYKYNGKYASADSDVPEYVIAFRGTLFTLETWMKDIKSNINCLLNKLEDSSQFKLALNYVERFVEANGARNVWLAGHSLGSAVALLVGKKMIHKMEWFPKAYLFNPPFISCPTEQLEDKKVKKGIRCVHNVVKASLIAFAPKLSKPRMEDHFALLSSWTPHLFVNPADILCAEYIAYFERKVGAGKTMTLAENNSTRNLVSHVVFGKDLKDATHLLPSAHLIVNESHPNNKPSGSDLLKAHTISQWWRPDVRCQSTLY; encoded by the exons ATGGGCTTTAAGGAAGAAATTTTCCACGAGACAGGACCTAAACATCTCACAGCTATGGACTG GAAAAATACAGATCACCAGAGATCCGTCGTTGCCAGCTTAGTTCAAGGGGTATACTCCTTAGAAAGGGACCGCCAGAGGAGGAACCTTGGTAGGTATCAAGAAGATAATGTTGAACCTTGGTGGACTTCCTTCAATTTCCACCTAGATGAACCTCTCATAGATCATGACAAGTGCATATTCGGTGCTATTTATAAATACAATGGCAAATACGCATCAGCAGATTCAGACGTCCCAGAATATGTTATTGCCTTCCGGGGCACACTCTTCACGCTAGAGACATGGATGAAGGACATCAAGTCAAACATCAATTGCTTACTTAACAAACTTGAAGATAGCAGTCAATTTAAACTTGCCCTAAATTATGTTGAGCGCTTTGTTGAGGCGAATGGAGCTCGAAATGTATGGTTGGCTGGACATTCTTTGGGGTCAGCTGTAGCATTGCTTGTTGGAAAGAAGATGATTCACAAGATGGAATGGTTTCCTAAAGCTTATCTTTTTAATCCTCCATTCATATCTTGCCCCACAGAGCAGCTAGAGGACAAGAAAGTGAAGAAAGGAATCCGCTGTGTACACAATGTGGTCAAGGCAAGCCTCATTGCCTTTGCTCCAAAACTTAGTAAGCCTCGAATGGAGGACCATTTTGCTTTGTTATCCAGCTGGACTCCTCACCTGTTTGTGAACCCAGCTGATATTCTTTGTGCAGAATATATTGCCTACTTCGAACGCAAAGTTGGAGCCGGAAAAACCATGACACTAGCAGAAAATAACAGTACGAGGAATCTAGTCAGTCATGTTGTATTTGGGAAAGATTTAAAAGATGCAACGCATCTCCTTCCTTCGGCACATCTAATTGTTAATGAGAGTCACCCAAACAATAAACCTTCTGGTTCAGATTTGCTTAAGGCTCATACAATTTCCCAGTGGTGGCGTCCTGATGTTCGTTGCCAATCAACTCTGTATTAA
- the LOC109018160 gene encoding GDSL esterase/lipase At4g10955-like isoform X1 yields MGFKEEIFHETGPKHLTAMDCFPKGGGDRHTSEGLSVPPAALKNTDHQRSVVASLVQGVYSLERDRQRRNLGRYQEDNVEPWWTSFNFHLDEPLIDHDKCIFGAIYKYNGKYASADSDVPEYVIAFRGTLFTLETWMKDIKSNINCLLNKLEDSSQFKLALNYVERFVEANGARNVWLAGHSLGSAVALLVGKKMIHKMEWFPKAYLFNPPFISCPTEQLEDKKVKKGIRCVHNVVKASLIAFAPKLSKPRMEDHFALLSSWTPHLFVNPADILCAEYIAYFERKVGAGKTMTLAENNSTRNLVSHVVFGKDLKDATHLLPSAHLIVNESHPNNKPSGSDLLKAHTISQWWRPDVRCQSTLY; encoded by the exons ATGGGCTTTAAGGAAGAAATTTTCCACGAGACAGGACCTAAACATCTCACAGCTATGGACTG CTTCCCAAAGGGAGGAGGAGACCGACATACAAGTGAAGGCTTGTCAGTCCCACCTGCAGCATt GAAAAATACAGATCACCAGAGATCCGTCGTTGCCAGCTTAGTTCAAGGGGTATACTCCTTAGAAAGGGACCGCCAGAGGAGGAACCTTGGTAGGTATCAAGAAGATAATGTTGAACCTTGGTGGACTTCCTTCAATTTCCACCTAGATGAACCTCTCATAGATCATGACAAGTGCATATTCGGTGCTATTTATAAATACAATGGCAAATACGCATCAGCAGATTCAGACGTCCCAGAATATGTTATTGCCTTCCGGGGCACACTCTTCACGCTAGAGACATGGATGAAGGACATCAAGTCAAACATCAATTGCTTACTTAACAAACTTGAAGATAGCAGTCAATTTAAACTTGCCCTAAATTATGTTGAGCGCTTTGTTGAGGCGAATGGAGCTCGAAATGTATGGTTGGCTGGACATTCTTTGGGGTCAGCTGTAGCATTGCTTGTTGGAAAGAAGATGATTCACAAGATGGAATGGTTTCCTAAAGCTTATCTTTTTAATCCTCCATTCATATCTTGCCCCACAGAGCAGCTAGAGGACAAGAAAGTGAAGAAAGGAATCCGCTGTGTACACAATGTGGTCAAGGCAAGCCTCATTGCCTTTGCTCCAAAACTTAGTAAGCCTCGAATGGAGGACCATTTTGCTTTGTTATCCAGCTGGACTCCTCACCTGTTTGTGAACCCAGCTGATATTCTTTGTGCAGAATATATTGCCTACTTCGAACGCAAAGTTGGAGCCGGAAAAACCATGACACTAGCAGAAAATAACAGTACGAGGAATCTAGTCAGTCATGTTGTATTTGGGAAAGATTTAAAAGATGCAACGCATCTCCTTCCTTCGGCACATCTAATTGTTAATGAGAGTCACCCAAACAATAAACCTTCTGGTTCAGATTTGCTTAAGGCTCATACAATTTCCCAGTGGTGGCGTCCTGATGTTCGTTGCCAATCAACTCTGTATTAA
- the LOC109018043 gene encoding GDSL esterase/lipase At4g10955-like isoform X1, which produces MGFKEEIFHETGPKHLTAMDCFPKGGGDRHTSEGLSVPPAALKNTDHQRSVVASLVQGVYSLERDRQRRNLGRYREDNVEPWWTSFNFHLDEPLIDHDKCIFGAIYKYNGQYASADSDVPEYVIAFRGTLLTPETRREDMKSNFKCFLNKLEESSRFKLALNYVERFVEAKGARNVWLAGHSLGSAIALLVGKKMIYKMEWFPKAYLFNPPVLYFPIELLEDEKVKKRIRSVHRMVKAGLIFVAPELSKTRMEDHFALLSSWTPHLFVNPADIFCAEYIAYFERKVGAGETMTLAENNSMRNLVSHVVFGTDLKDATHLLPSAYLIVNESHLNKKAAESSSCSDFLGAHTISQWWRPDVRCQSTLYQYR; this is translated from the exons ATGGGCTTTAAGGAAGAAATTTTCCACGAGACAGGACCTAAACATCTCACAGCTATGGACTG CTTCCCAAAGGGAGGAGGAGACCGACATACAAGTGAAGGCTTGTCAGTCCCACCTGCAGCATt GAAAAATACAGATCACCAGAGATCCGTCGTTGCCAGCTTAGTTCAAGGGGTATACTCCTTAGAAAGGGACCGCCAGAGGAGGAACCTTGGTAGGTATCGAGAAGATAATGTTGAACCTTGGTGGACTTCCTTCAATTTCCACCTAGATGAACCTCTCATAGATCATGACAAGTGCATATTCGGTGCTATTTATAAATACAATGGCCAATATGCATCAGCTGATTCAGACGTCCCAGAATATGTTATTGCCTTCCGGGGCACACTCCTCACGCCAGAGACACGTAGGGAGGACATGAAGTCAAACTTCAAATGCTTCCTTAACAAACTTGAAGAGAGCAGTCGCTTTAAACTTGCCCTGAATTATGTTGAGCGTTTTGTTGAGGCGAAGGGAGCTCGAAATGTATGGTTGGCTGGACATTCTTTGGGGTCAGCTATAGCATTGCTTGTTGGAAAGAAGATGATTTACAAGATGGAATGGTTTCCTAAAGCTTATCTTTTTAATCCTCCAGTCCTATATTTCCCCATAGAGCTACTAGAGGATGAGAAAGTGAAGAAACGAATTCGCTCTGTACACCGTATGGTCAAGGCAGGCCTCATTTTCGTTGCTCCAGAACTTAGTAAGACTCGAATGGAGGACCATTTTGCTTTGTTATCCAGCTGGACTCCTCACCTGTTTGTGAACCCAGCTGATATTTTTTGTGCAGAATATATTGCCTACTTCGAACGTAAAGTTGGAGCCGGAGAAACCATGACCCTAGCAGAAAATAACAGTATGAGGAATCTAGTCAGTCATGTTGTATTTGGGACAGATTTAAAAGATGCAACGCATCTCCTTCCTTCGGCATATCTAATTGTTAATGAGAGTCACCTAAACAAAAAAGCTGCTGAAAGTTCTTCTTGTTCAGATTTTCTTGGGGCTCATACAATATCCCAGTGGTGGCGTCCTGATGTTCGTTGCCAATCAACTCTGTATCAATATCGTTAG
- the LOC109018043 gene encoding GDSL esterase/lipase At4g10955-like isoform X2, whose product MGFKEEIFHETGPKHLTAMDWKNTDHQRSVVASLVQGVYSLERDRQRRNLGRYREDNVEPWWTSFNFHLDEPLIDHDKCIFGAIYKYNGQYASADSDVPEYVIAFRGTLLTPETRREDMKSNFKCFLNKLEESSRFKLALNYVERFVEAKGARNVWLAGHSLGSAIALLVGKKMIYKMEWFPKAYLFNPPVLYFPIELLEDEKVKKRIRSVHRMVKAGLIFVAPELSKTRMEDHFALLSSWTPHLFVNPADIFCAEYIAYFERKVGAGETMTLAENNSMRNLVSHVVFGTDLKDATHLLPSAYLIVNESHLNKKAAESSSCSDFLGAHTISQWWRPDVRCQSTLYQYR is encoded by the exons ATGGGCTTTAAGGAAGAAATTTTCCACGAGACAGGACCTAAACATCTCACAGCTATGGACTG GAAAAATACAGATCACCAGAGATCCGTCGTTGCCAGCTTAGTTCAAGGGGTATACTCCTTAGAAAGGGACCGCCAGAGGAGGAACCTTGGTAGGTATCGAGAAGATAATGTTGAACCTTGGTGGACTTCCTTCAATTTCCACCTAGATGAACCTCTCATAGATCATGACAAGTGCATATTCGGTGCTATTTATAAATACAATGGCCAATATGCATCAGCTGATTCAGACGTCCCAGAATATGTTATTGCCTTCCGGGGCACACTCCTCACGCCAGAGACACGTAGGGAGGACATGAAGTCAAACTTCAAATGCTTCCTTAACAAACTTGAAGAGAGCAGTCGCTTTAAACTTGCCCTGAATTATGTTGAGCGTTTTGTTGAGGCGAAGGGAGCTCGAAATGTATGGTTGGCTGGACATTCTTTGGGGTCAGCTATAGCATTGCTTGTTGGAAAGAAGATGATTTACAAGATGGAATGGTTTCCTAAAGCTTATCTTTTTAATCCTCCAGTCCTATATTTCCCCATAGAGCTACTAGAGGATGAGAAAGTGAAGAAACGAATTCGCTCTGTACACCGTATGGTCAAGGCAGGCCTCATTTTCGTTGCTCCAGAACTTAGTAAGACTCGAATGGAGGACCATTTTGCTTTGTTATCCAGCTGGACTCCTCACCTGTTTGTGAACCCAGCTGATATTTTTTGTGCAGAATATATTGCCTACTTCGAACGTAAAGTTGGAGCCGGAGAAACCATGACCCTAGCAGAAAATAACAGTATGAGGAATCTAGTCAGTCATGTTGTATTTGGGACAGATTTAAAAGATGCAACGCATCTCCTTCCTTCGGCATATCTAATTGTTAATGAGAGTCACCTAAACAAAAAAGCTGCTGAAAGTTCTTCTTGTTCAGATTTTCTTGGGGCTCATACAATATCCCAGTGGTGGCGTCCTGATGTTCGTTGCCAATCAACTCTGTATCAATATCGTTAG